From a region of the Chthonomonas sp. genome:
- a CDS encoding branched-chain amino acid ABC transporter permease: MKFALIRVGSIALAILGAFAFDTVVKGALDSFAVRLVFLAGLYVTLAVSLNLINGVTGQFSIGHAAFYQVGAYAAAYLSINYFAGQSLSAPVWIIAMLVVGAIMASLAGLIVGLPSLRLRGDYLAIATLGFGEIIRIVVQNTQELGAARGLSVSPKVEAPLWLAVLLATVCIAVCRNLLKVAHGLTFLAVRDDEVASSAMGINVTKTKVVAFLVGSAFAGSAGALMAHNSGFIEPNMFTMETSFVILTMVVLGGTGSITGATIAAIVLSILPEALRLIDAVTMSGLIGATISLIGTVVVLRHVGEHFHGKASQKAARIAGTLVGAVVVTYVLKFLLGLIPALASASVEGSKLRLVIFAATLIMVMLLRPQGVFAHHEFSWNWVRGLFRKTSEARA, from the coding sequence TTGAAGTTCGCGCTGATCCGGGTGGGCTCTATCGCGCTCGCGATCCTGGGGGCCTTCGCCTTTGACACGGTCGTTAAAGGAGCGCTTGACTCGTTCGCCGTACGTCTGGTCTTCTTGGCGGGACTGTACGTGACCCTCGCGGTGAGCCTGAACCTGATCAACGGCGTGACGGGCCAGTTCTCGATTGGCCACGCAGCGTTCTACCAAGTGGGGGCTTACGCAGCCGCCTACCTGTCCATCAACTACTTCGCGGGGCAATCGCTCTCGGCCCCGGTCTGGATCATCGCAATGCTCGTTGTCGGCGCGATAATGGCTTCGCTGGCAGGACTCATTGTTGGGCTTCCGAGCCTGCGGCTTCGCGGGGACTACTTGGCGATCGCGACCCTGGGCTTTGGTGAGATCATCCGCATCGTCGTCCAGAACACGCAGGAGCTCGGTGCAGCGCGCGGCCTGAGCGTCTCGCCCAAGGTAGAGGCGCCGCTCTGGCTGGCGGTGCTGTTGGCGACCGTCTGCATCGCCGTATGCCGAAACTTGCTGAAAGTTGCCCACGGGCTCACTTTCTTGGCCGTACGCGATGACGAGGTGGCGAGCTCGGCGATGGGGATCAATGTCACCAAGACCAAGGTCGTTGCGTTCTTGGTCGGCTCGGCGTTCGCCGGATCGGCCGGCGCGCTCATGGCCCACAACAGTGGTTTCATCGAGCCGAACATGTTCACGATGGAGACCTCGTTCGTGATCCTCACGATGGTGGTGCTCGGTGGCACCGGATCGATCACCGGCGCAACCATTGCCGCGATCGTCCTCAGCATCCTTCCCGAGGCGCTACGCCTCATCGACGCAGTCACGATGTCCGGCTTGATCGGCGCAACGATATCGCTGATCGGAACGGTCGTCGTGCTTCGTCATGTCGGCGAGCACTTCCACGGCAAGGCATCGCAAAAGGCGGCTCGAATCGCTGGCACCCTGGTGGGTGCCGTCGTGGTCACCTACGTGCTGAAGTTCCTACTGGGGCTTATCCCAGCGCTGGCATCGGCTTCGGTCGAAGGGTCCAAATTGCGGCTGGTCATCTTCGCGGCAACGCTCATCATGGTCATGCTGCTCCGGCCACAAGGTGTCTTCGCCCACCACGAGTTCAGTTGGAACTGGGTCCGAGGGCTGTTCCGCAAGACTTCGGAGGCGAGGGCGTGA
- a CDS encoding ABC transporter ATP-binding protein, producing MLELDKATIQFGGLIAVNQVSFTVNKGDLFGLIGPNGAGKTTCFNLVTGVYRPTSGVIRFQGREIAGDSPDKICSKGIARTFQNIRLFSTLSVLENVVVGSFLRHKSSLASAFLHMPSAIHETKELRAEAMRLLEIVELADDANKRGVDLPYGKQRRLEIARAMATQPSLLLLDEPAAGMNPQESEDLMRTVRRIRDEFDKTVLLIEHDMKFVMNLCERIVVLDHGEEIAQGPPDLVRSNPKVVEAYLGEPV from the coding sequence ATTTTGGAGCTCGACAAAGCAACGATTCAGTTCGGCGGGCTGATCGCCGTCAACCAAGTTTCGTTCACGGTGAACAAGGGCGACCTGTTCGGCCTCATCGGCCCGAACGGCGCGGGAAAGACCACTTGCTTTAATCTGGTGACCGGGGTCTACCGTCCGACTTCCGGAGTCATCCGGTTTCAGGGGCGAGAGATCGCCGGCGACAGCCCCGACAAGATCTGCTCCAAGGGGATCGCACGCACATTCCAGAACATCCGCCTCTTCAGCACGTTGTCGGTCCTGGAGAACGTCGTCGTAGGGAGTTTCCTGCGCCACAAGTCGTCCTTGGCGAGCGCGTTTCTCCACATGCCAAGTGCGATCCACGAAACCAAGGAGCTTCGCGCCGAAGCGATGCGGCTCTTGGAGATCGTCGAACTCGCAGACGATGCGAACAAGCGGGGAGTGGATCTACCGTATGGCAAGCAACGGCGACTGGAAATCGCGCGAGCCATGGCGACACAGCCTTCGCTGCTGCTGCTGGACGAACCCGCGGCAGGGATGAATCCGCAGGAATCCGAGGATCTCATGCGCACCGTCCGCCGAATCCGCGACGAGTTTGACAAGACGGTGCTACTCATCGAGCACGACATGAAGTTTGTGATGAACTTGTGCGAACGGATTGTAGTGCTTGATCACGGCGAGGAGATCGCGCAGGGTCCACCCGACTTGGTTCGAAGCAACCCGAAAGTCGTCGAAGCCTACTTGGGCGAACCCGTCTAG